One window of the Spea bombifrons isolate aSpeBom1 chromosome 8, aSpeBom1.2.pri, whole genome shotgun sequence genome contains the following:
- the LOC128503206 gene encoding zinc finger protein 239-like: MEDGPPPVRTHLDPLDLSTTEDSAKPDGQCSSEGKNTRKGKLGRKRRENSTSNKKPPVDVKCTGHKRDYSCDECLKMFTSSSALGRHRRLHRGWKPYMCTECDKCFTRSEHLIIHLRSHSGERPYSCSECGKSFTSGSTLTLHERTHTGERPYTCRECGKGFIRASHLALHNRSHTGERPYPCQECGKSFADSSTLAKHQKTHSGERPYVCGLCWRGFTHSANLIAHQRTHTGERPYWCSECGKSFTRTSHLILHMRRHQDKPSS; the protein is encoded by the coding sequence ATGGAAGATGGACCACCCCCGGTAAGAACACATTTGGACCCTCTGGATTTAAGTACAACAGAGGACTCTGCGAAACCCGATGGACAATGTTCATCCGAGGGTAAAAACACAAGAAAGGGAAAGTTGGGTCGGAAGAGGAGAGAGAACAGCACCAGCAATAAGAAGCCACCGGTGGATGTGAAGTGCACCGGCCACAAAAGGGACTATTCGTGCGATGAGTGTTTGAAGATGTTCACCAGCAGCTCGGCCCTCGGTAGACATCGTAGACTTCATAGAGGGTGGAAACCGTACATGTGCACGGAGTGCGACAAATGTTTCACTCGCAGCGAACACCTCATCATACACCTGAGGAGCCACTCGGGAGAGAGGCCGTATTCCTGCTCGGAGTGCGGAAAAAGTTTCACGAGCGGCTCGACTCTCACGCTTCACGAGCGGACTCACACCGGGGAGAGGCCTTATACTTGCCGAGAGTGCGGGAAGGGATTTATAAGGGCCTCGCATCTTGCTCTTCACAACCGTTCGCACACCGGGGAGAGGCCATACCCCTGCCAAGAGTGCGGGAAGAGTTTTGCTGACAGTTCCACCTTGGCCAAGCATCAAAAGACTCACTCTGGGGAAAGGCCGTACGTCTGCGGGCTTTGCTGGAGAGGCTTTACCCACAGTGCAAATCTCATAGCCCACCAAAGGACCCACACAGGGGAGCGGCCGTATTGGTGCAGCGAGTGTGGAAAATCCTTCACTCGCACCTCGCACTTAATCCTGCATATGAGGCGGCACCAGGATAAGCCATCGTCATAA
- the LOC128503182 gene encoding zinc finger protein 3 homolog has protein sequence MMVVDKDLTLETVLKHTLEIVCLLTGEDYIVVKKMSENGERKKGIGLIGSSCKNLGPSRENSDLVSTGRVSGVKEAVSEKITELANKIIQLLTKKVPLKHDDVAVYFTTEEWDYVEVHKEDYSDVTNDDVGKDIPQELPLDQSHETDDEDTIVTVIKVEPDDSEYICTEIPQFLSSPEQSEESDFNSEFHIKEDAEDVLVVTINEDTMKSSDYENSHARKSQKSGEKMHPCDVCGKRFRNNSHLARHFTVHTGEKPYPCNVCGKMFARKSHVADHKRIHTGEKPYTCKECGRKFTNNSHLVLHRVVHTGEKPFTCPECGKGFTRNSSLIKHSGIHAEEKPHVCRECGKSYCQYANLVVHQRLHSGEKPYVCKYCGRGFICKASMVRHQRTHTGEKPFSCAECGKTFTDNSSLIKHKRVHVVEEVEIS, from the exons ATGATGGTCGTAGACAAGGATCTGACACTAGAAACCGTATTAAAGCACACTCTGGAGATCGTTTGCCTGTTGACTGGAGAG GATTATATTGTGGTGAAGAAGATGTCTGAAAATGGAGAACGTAAGAAAGGCATTGGCTTGATAGGATCTTCTTGTAAAAATCTGGGCCCTTCGAGGGAGAACTCAGACCTCGTGTCGACGGGTAGAGTATCCGGGGTGAAAGAAGCCGTCTCGGAGAAGATCACGGAACTCGCAAACAAAATCATTCAGCTGCTGACCAAAAAG GTTCCCCTGAAACATGATGATGTGGCTGTCTACTTCACCACGGAGGAGTGGGACTATGTAGAAGTGCACAAAGAGGACTATTCTGACGTCACAAACGACGATGTTGGAAAAGACATCCCACAAG AGCTCCCTCTCGACCAAAGCCACGAGACTGACGATGAGGACACCATCGTGACCGTTATTAAAGTGGAGCCAGATGACTCTGAATATATATGTACGG AAATTCCACAATTTCTTTCATCGCCGGAGCAGTCTGAAGAGTCTGACTTTAATTCCGAATTTCATATCAAAGAAGATGCTGAAG ATGTTTTAGTTGTGACTATTAACGAGGACACTATGAAGTCAAGCGATTATGAAAACTCTCATGCCAGAAAAAGTCAGAAATCGGGGGAGAAGATGCATCCCTGCGATGTGTGCGGGAAGAGGTTTAGGAACAACTCCCATCTCGCCCGCCACTTTACGGTTCACACTGGCGAGAAACCATACCCGTGTAACGTCTGCGGGAAGATGTTTGCGCGCAAGTCTCACGTCGCCGATCACAAGCGCATCCACACAGGGGAGAAGCCCTATACCTGTAAGGAATGTGGACGGAAATTCACCAATAACTCCCACCTTGTTCTACACCGGGTGGTCCACACGGGAGAGAAACCATTTACGTGTCCCGAATGCGGCAAGGGCTTCACCCGTAACTCAAGCCTTATCAAGCACTCTGGCATCCATGCGGAGGAGAAGCCACACGTCTGCAGGGAGTGCGGCAAAAGCTATTGTCAGTACGCAAACTTGGTGGTCCACCAGAGGCTGCACTCGGGGGAGAAGCCGTACGTCTGCAAGTACTGTGGGCGAGGTTTTATATGTAAGGCCAGTATGGTGAGGCACCAAAGGACTCACACCGGCGAGAAGCCATTCTCCTGTGCAGAGTGCGGCAAAACCTTCACTGACAATTCTTCCCTTATTAAACACAAACGAGTCCATGTCGTTGAGGAAGTGGAAATATCTTAG